A genomic window from Silene latifolia isolate original U9 population chromosome Y, ASM4854445v1, whole genome shotgun sequence includes:
- the LOC141630583 gene encoding uncharacterized protein LOC141630583: MCAQEIEDRKEKALYYLSRTLVGAELNYLPIEKICLALVFAIQKLRHYMQAHTIHVVSKADPIKYILSRPVLSGRLAKWAMLLKQYDLVFVPQKAVKGQAIADFFSIIQSASRVGNFEMTSRRRNFLCGRPYLHGKCTLTVFARKDGAGARVVFVTPQKHLMPYSFTLTQLCTNNMAEYQALILGLQMAIEIGVRDMEIYGDSKLVVNQVLGEYEVKKEDLIPYHQQALQLLNQLDDIHVGHVPRSANKLGRRAC; this comes from the coding sequence ATGTgtgctcaagaaattgaagaccgtAAGGAGAAAGCTCTCTATTACTTGAGTCGTACCTTGGTTGGAGCTGAGTTGAATTACTTGCCCATAGAGAAGATATGTCTTGCTTTGGTGTTCGCCATCCAGAAGTTGAGGCACTACATGCAGGCGCATACCATACATGTGGTCTCAAAAGCTgatccaatcaagtacatactctcaagACCAGTCTTGTCTGGAAGACTTGCGAAATGGGCAATGTTACTTAAGCAGTATGACTTGGTGTTCGTGCCTCAAAAGGCTGTCAAAGGTCAAGCTATCGCCGACTTCTTTTCGATCATCCAAAGTGCCAGCAGAGTGGGAAATTTCGAGATGACCTCCCGGAGAAGAAATTTTCTATGTGGACGTCCCTACCTCCATGGCAAATGTACTTTGACGGTCTTTGCAAGGAAGGACGGAGCTGGAGCCAGAGTTGTATTCGTAACTCCACAAAAGCATCTCATGCCATACTCCTTTACGCTCACTCAGTTGTGTACAAATAATATGGCAGAATACCAAGCTCTCATACTCGGTCTTCAAATGGCGATCGAAATAGGTGTCAGGGATATGGAAATATATGGAGACTCAAAGCTGGTGGTCAACCAAGTCCTTGGTGAATATGAAGTGaaaaaggaagacttgattccCTACCATCAACAGGCATTACAACTGCTGAATCAACTTGACGACATCCATGTTGGTCATGTGCcaaggagtgccaataagttggGTCGACGCGCTTGCTAA